One window from the genome of Aliidongia dinghuensis encodes:
- a CDS encoding carbonic anhydrase family protein codes for MQSREGCCAFTDPRNSGRRAFLKAGMGVGAVTLVAGTWFGVGQAEAAALTQAQRDALTPDQIIEMMKKGNERFRSGKMKAQDFLAQKRASAAGQYPAAAILSCIDSRAPAEIILDMGIGDTFNARVAGNIANQDMLGSLEFACAVEGAKVVLVMGHTACGAIKGAIDNVQLGNLTGLLDTIKPAIAATQYAGERSSKNAGFVEAVARSNVRLAIDTIRSGSPTLADLEKTGKIKIVGSMYNLSNGEVTFLT; via the coding sequence ATGCAATCGCGTGAGGGTTGTTGTGCCTTTACCGATCCTCGGAACAGCGGACGGCGGGCATTTTTGAAAGCTGGAATGGGTGTCGGGGCGGTGACGCTGGTGGCGGGGACATGGTTTGGCGTGGGCCAGGCGGAAGCCGCTGCGTTGACCCAGGCCCAACGGGACGCCCTGACGCCGGACCAGATCATCGAGATGATGAAGAAAGGCAATGAGCGGTTCCGATCGGGCAAAATGAAAGCGCAGGATTTCCTTGCGCAGAAGCGAGCCAGTGCGGCAGGCCAATATCCGGCCGCGGCCATTTTGAGCTGCATCGATTCCCGCGCGCCGGCGGAAATCATTCTGGACATGGGTATCGGCGATACTTTCAACGCCCGCGTCGCGGGAAACATCGCCAATCAGGATATGCTCGGCAGCCTGGAATTCGCCTGTGCGGTGGAGGGCGCGAAGGTCGTTCTGGTGATGGGCCATACGGCGTGCGGAGCGATCAAGGGTGCGATCGACAATGTGCAGCTCGGCAACCTGACGGGGCTGCTTGACACGATCAAGCCGGCAATTGCCGCAACTCAGTATGCGGGTGAGCGCAGCAGCAAGAACGCCGGGTTTGTTGAAGCCGTGGCGCGTTCGAACGTGCGGCTGGCCATCGACACGATACGGAGCGGCAGTCCCACCCTGGCGGACCTGGAAAAGACCGGGAAAATCAAGATAGTCGGATCGATGTACAACCTCAGCAACGGCGAGGTGACGTTTCTGACCTAG
- a CDS encoding pirin family protein, whose amino-acid sequence MIHVTPYEQLGAFRNEWLDARHHFSFSSYDDPSRMGFGPLRVWNDDRIAAGTGFDLHGHRDMEIITYVRQGAITHTDHLNNVGRTEAGDVQVMSAGRGIMHAEHNREAETTELFQIWIEPARRGVAPAWAARRFPKVGRAGRLLPLASGRITDEGVLPIHQDATLFGASMAPGQGLEIDIEPGRLVYLVPSAGSIVVNGIAVPNRAGVAIADETRLTIGGPDAYDLVLADLPRA is encoded by the coding sequence ATGATCCATGTCACCCCATACGAACAGCTCGGCGCGTTCCGGAACGAGTGGCTCGATGCCCGGCACCATTTCAGCTTTTCCTCATACGACGATCCGTCGCGCATGGGCTTCGGCCCGCTGCGCGTCTGGAACGACGATCGGATCGCGGCCGGCACAGGCTTCGATCTGCACGGCCACCGCGACATGGAGATCATCACCTATGTCCGGCAGGGCGCCATCACGCACACGGACCATCTGAACAATGTCGGCCGGACCGAAGCGGGCGACGTGCAGGTGATGTCGGCCGGGCGCGGCATCATGCATGCCGAGCACAATCGCGAGGCGGAGACGACGGAGCTGTTCCAGATCTGGATCGAGCCGGCGCGGCGCGGGGTGGCCCCGGCCTGGGCCGCGCGCCGCTTCCCGAAGGTCGGGCGGGCGGGCCGGCTGCTGCCGCTCGCCTCCGGCCGTATTACCGACGAAGGCGTGCTGCCGATCCACCAGGACGCGACCCTGTTCGGTGCCAGCATGGCCCCGGGCCAGGGGCTTGAGATCGACATCGAGCCGGGCCGCCTCGTCTATCTGGTGCCGTCGGCGGGCTCGATCGTGGTCAACGGCATTGCGGTGCCCAACCGGGCCGGCGTCGCCATCGCCGACGAGACGCGGCTCACGATCGGCGGGCCGGACGCGTATGACCTGGTCCTGGCCGACCTGCCGCGCGCCTGA
- a CDS encoding glutathione S-transferase family protein, whose amino-acid sequence MGMLVDGVWQDVWYDTKRTGGTFQRADSAFRHQVSAEPGARFPVEAGRYHLIVSLACPWAHRTIIFRKLKRLEAAISLSVVDPLMLDQGWRFADADPVTGAEFLHQVYTAADPTYTGRVTVPVLWDKQARTIVNNESSEIIRLMNGPLAALGDASHDYYPVDLRGEIDALNARIYDAVNNGVYKAGFATSQAAYEAAYHALFAMLDELEARLGRGRYLFGDRLTEADWRLFTTLVRFDAVYHGHFKCNRQTLRSFPNLWGYVRDLYQMPGIAETVSLDHIKRHYYVSQRTVNPTQIVPVGPAIDFAAPHGRDRLSA is encoded by the coding sequence ATGGGCATGCTCGTCGACGGTGTCTGGCAGGACGTCTGGTATGACACGAAGCGGACCGGTGGCACCTTCCAGCGTGCGGACTCCGCGTTCCGCCACCAGGTGAGCGCCGAGCCTGGCGCCCGCTTTCCGGTCGAGGCCGGGCGCTACCACCTCATCGTATCGCTCGCCTGCCCCTGGGCGCATCGCACCATCATCTTCCGCAAGCTGAAGCGGCTCGAAGCGGCCATCTCGCTGAGCGTAGTCGACCCCTTGATGCTGGACCAAGGCTGGCGCTTCGCCGACGCCGATCCGGTGACGGGCGCCGAATTCCTGCATCAGGTCTATACTGCGGCCGACCCCACCTATACCGGCCGCGTCACCGTGCCGGTGCTGTGGGACAAGCAGGCGCGCACCATCGTCAACAATGAATCATCCGAAATCATCCGCCTGATGAACGGCCCGCTCGCCGCCTTGGGTGATGCGTCCCATGACTATTATCCGGTCGATCTCAGGGGCGAGATCGATGCGCTCAACGCGCGGATCTACGACGCGGTCAACAACGGCGTCTACAAGGCGGGCTTCGCGACATCGCAGGCAGCCTACGAGGCTGCCTACCACGCGCTCTTCGCCATGCTCGACGAGCTCGAGGCGCGCTTGGGCCGCGGCCGCTATCTCTTCGGCGACCGGCTGACCGAGGCGGACTGGCGGCTGTTCACGACGCTTGTCCGGTTCGACGCGGTCTATCACGGCCATTTCAAGTGCAACCGGCAAACACTCCGGAGCTTCCCCAATCTCTGGGGCTATGTCCGCGACCTCTACCAGATGCCCGGCATCGCCGAGACCGTCAGCCTCGACCATATCAAGCGGCACTATTACGTGAGCCAGCGCACGGTCAACCCGACCCAGATCGTGCCGGTCGGACCGGCGATCGACTTCGCCGCCCCGCACGGCCGGGACCGGCTCTCGGCCTGA
- a CDS encoding DUF2842 domain-containing protein, translating to MRILFGTLGLILGLAIYALAVMRLAVAVLPDNQLIEVAYYVVTGTVWIFPAARLTRWMQDLPPVPDRFGN from the coding sequence TTGCGCATTCTTTTCGGCACGCTTGGCCTCATCCTGGGGCTGGCGATCTATGCGCTTGCCGTCATGCGGCTGGCGGTGGCGGTGCTGCCGGACAATCAGCTCATCGAGGTCGCCTATTACGTCGTGACCGGCACGGTCTGGATCTTCCCCGCCGCCCGCCTTACGCGCTGGATGCAGGACCTGCCGCCGGTGCCGGACCGTTTCGGCAACTGA
- a CDS encoding methyl-accepting chemotaxis protein: MFRWLIDLKIRTKMVLGLGITAILVAAMAIVGLRGFGTAERNIGGIDAAFAVATATDRVQLALRGALIEQQHMMLAQKSDEAAKAEEAVAGYAADGAKAIGEARARTDDATLAQALDQARDAWGQLSPALAKLAEFRKKALDARNGPFLVANGQILQALQQAINQAKADNPAAVENLTDARDRFGDQRVSVLRYFATGDATQIALARRATGLIVEYMNSAKTLAGDGPLGTAIDEATGRVKGYVDLADSVVALNKATAEQASGQVEPLRAKLVELLDGVAAGAARGAGDEVTAVTRATGRGAGLMGWTAGAAVVLLVAVGFAMTWAIARPLIGLNDAMQRLAGGTHDVGVPCLGQKDELGDMARTVAVFKTNLAETDRLRHEQEAAKAEAERERRAALAVLADGFEASVKGVVTAVSAASVQLQSSAETLSETASRASAQSTEVAEATHGALEDVQTVASASAELAASIREIGGQVGRSAAIAGQAARQAEATGGTVNALAESAQKIGEVVALISQIASQTNLLALNATIEAARAGDAGKGFAVVASEVKNLAAQTARATEEIAQQIAAIQTATGDAVGAIKGIGRTIDEINEIASAIAAAVEEQSAATEEISRNVTHAADGTGEVAQKIGGVTLAAGETGSAAGQVLAAADELSHQSDTLERKVEDFLTRVRAG, encoded by the coding sequence ATGTTCCGTTGGCTGATCGATCTCAAGATCCGGACCAAGATGGTCCTGGGGCTGGGCATTACAGCAATCCTGGTCGCCGCCATGGCGATCGTCGGTTTGCGTGGCTTCGGCACGGCCGAGCGCAACATCGGCGGCATCGACGCGGCCTTCGCCGTCGCGACGGCGACCGACCGGGTGCAGCTGGCGCTCCGCGGCGCGCTCATCGAGCAGCAGCACATGATGCTGGCGCAGAAGTCGGACGAGGCCGCGAAGGCCGAGGAGGCTGTTGCCGGCTATGCCGCGGACGGCGCCAAGGCGATCGGCGAGGCGCGCGCCCGCACAGACGATGCGACACTGGCCCAGGCGCTCGATCAGGCGCGGGATGCCTGGGGCCAGCTCAGCCCTGCGCTCGCCAAGCTCGCCGAGTTCCGCAAGAAGGCGCTCGACGCCCGCAACGGGCCGTTCCTGGTGGCGAACGGCCAGATCCTGCAGGCGCTGCAGCAGGCGATCAATCAGGCGAAGGCCGATAATCCGGCGGCGGTCGAGAACCTGACCGACGCGCGCGACCGTTTCGGCGACCAGCGCGTCAGCGTGCTGCGCTATTTCGCAACGGGCGATGCGACGCAGATCGCGCTCGCCCGGCGCGCCACCGGGCTCATCGTCGAATACATGAACTCGGCCAAGACGCTGGCCGGCGACGGCCCGCTCGGCACGGCGATCGACGAGGCGACCGGCCGGGTCAAGGGCTATGTCGACCTGGCCGACAGCGTGGTGGCGCTCAACAAGGCGACCGCCGAACAGGCGTCCGGGCAGGTGGAGCCGCTGCGCGCCAAGCTGGTCGAGCTGCTGGACGGCGTGGCCGCCGGTGCCGCCCGCGGGGCCGGCGACGAGGTCACGGCCGTGACGCGGGCGACCGGCCGTGGTGCCGGCCTCATGGGCTGGACCGCCGGGGCTGCGGTCGTGCTGCTCGTCGCGGTCGGCTTTGCCATGACCTGGGCCATCGCGCGGCCCCTCATCGGCCTCAACGACGCCATGCAGCGCCTCGCTGGTGGTACGCACGACGTCGGGGTCCCGTGCCTGGGGCAGAAGGACGAGCTCGGCGACATGGCGCGCACGGTCGCCGTGTTCAAGACGAACCTTGCCGAGACCGACCGGCTGCGCCACGAGCAGGAGGCGGCGAAGGCCGAGGCCGAGCGGGAGCGGCGGGCAGCCCTCGCGGTGCTGGCCGACGGGTTCGAGGCGAGCGTCAAGGGCGTGGTCACGGCCGTGTCCGCGGCATCGGTCCAGCTGCAGTCGTCGGCCGAAACCTTGAGCGAGACGGCGAGCCGGGCGTCGGCGCAATCGACCGAGGTGGCCGAGGCGACGCACGGCGCGCTCGAAGACGTGCAGACCGTGGCCTCTGCCTCGGCCGAGCTCGCCGCCTCGATCCGCGAGATCGGCGGCCAGGTCGGCCGCTCGGCCGCGATCGCGGGCCAAGCGGCGCGCCAGGCGGAGGCGACGGGCGGCACGGTCAATGCGCTGGCCGAAAGCGCGCAGAAGATCGGCGAGGTCGTGGCGCTCATCAGCCAGATCGCGAGCCAGACCAACCTCCTGGCCCTGAACGCGACGATCGAGGCTGCCCGGGCGGGCGACGCCGGCAAGGGCTTCGCGGTCGTGGCAAGCGAGGTCAAGAACCTGGCGGCGCAGACCGCGCGGGCGACCGAGGAGATCGCGCAGCAGATCGCGGCGATCCAGACGGCGACCGGCGATGCGGTCGGCGCGATCAAGGGCATCGGCCGGACGATCGACGAAATCAACGAGATCGCGAGCGCGATCGCGGCGGCGGTCGAGGAACAGAGTGCCGCGACCGAGGAAATCTCGCGCAACGTGACCCATGCCGCCGACGGCACCGGCGAGGTCGCGCAGAAGATCGGTGGGGTGACGCTCGCCGCCGGCGAGACCGGCTCGGCCGCGGGTCAGGTGCTGGCCGCCGCCGACGAGCTCTCGCACCAGTCCGACACGCTCGAGCGCAAGGTCGAGGATTTCCTCACGCGCGTGCGGGCCGGGTAA
- a CDS encoding thioredoxin family protein has protein sequence MARSVLTIPGAIPVAISAAIAVLAISGAALAAPPSAAPVVTADQVQAAPHPYDESADAHQTLAAAFAAAKSSGKKVLVDFGANWCPDCRALGGILALDQIRSYVAAHYEVAVIDVGRFNKNLDIPAAYGFKLRGIPTVMVVDPGSNQVLNRDGLEALGDAGTMPPQAVVDQLVRWTERPAG, from the coding sequence ATGGCACGGTCGGTTCTGACGATCCCAGGGGCGATCCCAGTGGCGATCTCAGCGGCGATCGCCGTCCTGGCGATAAGCGGCGCAGCGCTCGCGGCCCCGCCGTCCGCAGCACCCGTCGTGACGGCCGACCAGGTGCAGGCAGCCCCGCATCCCTATGACGAGAGCGCCGACGCGCACCAGACGCTGGCGGCGGCGTTCGCCGCGGCGAAATCCTCCGGCAAGAAGGTGCTGGTCGATTTCGGCGCCAACTGGTGCCCCGATTGCCGGGCGCTCGGCGGCATCCTGGCGCTCGACCAGATCCGGAGCTATGTCGCGGCCCACTACGAGGTCGCGGTGATCGACGTCGGCCGCTTCAACAAGAACCTCGACATCCCGGCCGCCTACGGCTTCAAGCTGCGCGGCATCCCGACCGTGATGGTGGTCGATCCTGGGAGCAACCAGGTCCTGAACCGCGACGGCCTCGAGGCCCTGGGCGACGCCGGCACGATGCCGCCCCAGGCGGTGGTCGACCAGCTCGTACGCTGGACCGAGCGCCCGGCGGGCTGA